A single Nostoc sp. PCC 7107 DNA region contains:
- the proC gene encoding pyrroline-5-carboxylate reductase: MTKKFGLIGGGVMGEALLSRLITDGIYQPSEVIVSEPQGARQNFLQQQYDVTVTADNSLVFCQAQEVIFLAVKPQVFSAIAQELADIISVEHSPLVISILAGVPLYHLEAAFPQLPVIRAMPNTPATVGAGITAICLGAYTNAKHHQKALQIFSAVGEVVEVSESLMDAVTGLSGSGPAYVSILVEALADGGVAAGLPRGIANQLALQTVLGTAQLLHNSKMHPAELKDRVTSPGGTTIAGISQLEKAGFRSALIEAVKAATVRSQELGK, translated from the coding sequence ATGACTAAAAAATTTGGCTTAATTGGTGGTGGGGTAATGGGAGAAGCGCTGTTATCCCGCCTCATTACAGATGGCATCTACCAACCTTCAGAAGTAATCGTCAGCGAACCCCAAGGGGCGCGGCAAAATTTTTTACAGCAGCAATATGATGTGACTGTAACAGCAGATAATAGCTTGGTGTTTTGCCAAGCGCAGGAAGTCATATTTTTAGCTGTGAAACCGCAAGTATTTAGCGCGATCGCTCAAGAATTAGCAGATATTATTTCGGTAGAACACTCACCTTTGGTGATTTCGATTTTGGCAGGAGTGCCTTTATATCACCTAGAAGCAGCATTTCCCCAACTCCCAGTTATTAGAGCCATGCCTAATACCCCAGCCACAGTGGGAGCAGGGATCACAGCAATTTGTTTAGGCGCATACACCAACGCCAAACACCACCAAAAAGCTTTGCAAATATTTTCCGCAGTGGGAGAAGTTGTGGAAGTTTCTGAAAGCTTGATGGATGCAGTCACGGGACTATCTGGTAGCGGCCCCGCTTACGTCTCTATCTTAGTAGAAGCTTTAGCCGATGGCGGAGTCGCCGCAGGTTTGCCCAGGGGTATTGCCAATCAACTCGCCCTACAAACAGTCTTGGGAACCGCACAATTACTGCACAATAGTAAAATGCACCCAGCAGAATTGAAAGACCGAGTTACTAGTCCTGGTGGGACAACAATTGCTGGTATTAGCCAATTAGAAAAAGCTGGATTTCGTTCCGCTTTAATTGAAGCAGTCAAAGCCGCTACAGTGCGATCGCAAGAATTGGGGAAATAA
- a CDS encoding cell division protein SepF, with translation MNNIFSKLRDFVGLNEQVEYEYYEEEPDTDNYQNLYQEENPQPAPAEATTQNRRWREPMSTMGNDVATGSKSTMGNVIGMPGAVNGISEVLVLEPRTFEEMPQAIQALRERKSVVLNLTIMDPDQAQRAVDFVAGGTYALDGHQERIGESIFLFTPSCVQVSTQGGVIHEVPQPPARPVRTAPTATPNWGNEPNRMAQ, from the coding sequence ATGAACAATATTTTTTCTAAACTTCGAGACTTCGTAGGGCTAAACGAGCAGGTAGAATACGAATATTACGAGGAAGAACCCGATACAGATAACTACCAAAATCTGTATCAAGAGGAAAATCCTCAACCTGCGCCCGCAGAAGCTACTACACAGAATCGACGTTGGCGGGAACCCATGTCTACAATGGGTAATGATGTAGCAACAGGATCAAAGTCTACGATGGGGAACGTAATTGGTATGCCAGGAGCAGTGAACGGGATTTCGGAAGTATTAGTACTTGAGCCTCGTACATTTGAAGAAATGCCCCAGGCAATTCAAGCCTTGCGTGAGCGGAAGTCAGTAGTACTCAACCTGACAATCATGGATCCAGATCAAGCACAACGTGCCGTTGATTTTGTTGCTGGTGGAACTTACGCATTAGATGGACATCAAGAACGAATTGGAGAAAGCATCTTTTTGTTTACGCCAAGCTGTGTGCAAGTCAGCACCCAAGGTGGAGTTATTCATGAAGTACCACAACCGCCGGCTCGTCCTGTACGCACTGCCCCAACTGCCACACCAAACTGGGGAAATGAACCGAATCGCATGGCACAATAA
- a CDS encoding YggS family pyridoxal phosphate-dependent enzyme produces the protein MSSSIDERIAYIRSSLPTSVRLIAVSKQVSAEVIRLAYNTGIRDFAESRIQEAASKQVQLQDLSDITWHFIGHLQSNKAKKALELFEWIHSVDNLKLAQRLNQLAQQLGISPKVCLQVKILPDPQKSGWSVPELLADLGELNQCQFLQIQGLMTIPPLELTEAEIMNVFNSTYQLAKEIQLQNLPNIHIEHLSMGMSGDYQLAVQAGATMVRLGTILFGDRH, from the coding sequence ATGAGTAGTTCGATTGACGAACGTATTGCCTATATTCGCTCCTCACTGCCCACATCTGTCAGGTTAATTGCTGTCAGTAAGCAAGTTTCGGCGGAGGTAATTCGTTTAGCTTATAACACCGGCATTCGTGATTTTGCCGAAAGTCGTATCCAAGAAGCAGCCAGTAAACAAGTTCAGTTGCAAGACTTATCAGATATTACTTGGCATTTTATTGGACATTTACAAAGTAATAAAGCCAAAAAGGCACTGGAATTATTTGAGTGGATTCACTCTGTCGATAATTTGAAGCTGGCACAGCGCTTAAATCAATTAGCACAGCAGCTAGGAATCAGCCCTAAAGTGTGTCTGCAAGTCAAAATACTTCCCGACCCACAAAAATCTGGTTGGAGTGTTCCAGAATTACTGGCTGACTTAGGGGAACTTAACCAGTGCCAGTTTTTACAAATTCAGGGATTGATGACAATTCCGCCTCTGGAGTTGACTGAGGCGGAAATCATGAATGTATTTAATAGCACTTACCAGTTAGCGAAAGAGATCCAGTTACAAAACTTGCCGAATATTCACATAGAGCATCTTTCAATGGGGATGTCTGGCGATTATCAACTGGCAGTACAAGCTGGCGCAACGATGGTAAGATTGGGAACTATTTTATTCGGCGATCGCCATTAA
- the pipX gene encoding transcriptional coactivator PipX, producing MTSETSEIYINHPTWGLLYRICMVDDNQDMFTTLYAQRLFFLVTNDVKGIKFQSIGRTEARMMLENRLRTLRRNGQSQEYDQLQSVFQRTFQ from the coding sequence ATGACTTCAGAAACCTCCGAAATTTACATAAATCATCCAACTTGGGGCTTACTTTATCGAATCTGTATGGTTGACGATAACCAAGATATGTTCACTACACTTTATGCCCAAAGATTATTTTTTCTGGTCACAAACGACGTAAAAGGGATTAAATTTCAATCCATTGGACGGACAGAGGCGCGAATGATGTTGGAAAATCGTTTGCGTACCTTGCGACGCAATGGTCAATCTCAGGAGTACGATCAGCTTCAGAGTGTTTTCCAACGCACCTTCCAATGA
- a CDS encoding energy-coupling factor transporter transmembrane protein EcfT, with protein MDLLRSLPLGLYLEQPQTWLHKLDPRVKIAWLMSFLTSYSFATNEWRILLVVLLIIFTLFAKIPRRVWQQQLGWLLTLTVLVLFIAAVSPDGLGVSYQSRLPANEQILTPNSAQAERPTNSTQHSPLSTKKYSYILFHQGPVKITRHSLDLAVRLSTILFTVIYSTNLYLLTTAPEEITAAIESIMQPLRRLKIPVTEITLTLTLSLRFIPLVLEEVQNLIRSVMTRAINWKKLGLKGAVKVWMIVAERLLENLLLRADQMANAMMVRGFTSPNEHKVQWHELRLKRWDWLAIATLTLFWGVRVISGNKF; from the coding sequence ATGGATTTACTGCGATCGCTACCACTAGGCCTATACTTAGAACAACCGCAAACTTGGCTGCATAAACTTGATCCCCGCGTCAAGATTGCTTGGTTGATGAGTTTTTTAACCAGTTATAGTTTTGCAACTAATGAATGGCGCATCTTGTTAGTTGTACTGTTGATTATTTTTACCTTATTTGCCAAAATTCCCCGCCGCGTTTGGCAGCAACAATTAGGTTGGTTATTAACACTCACAGTTTTAGTCTTATTTATTGCCGCAGTTAGCCCCGATGGCTTAGGCGTAAGTTATCAGTCTCGTCTCCCTGCTAATGAACAAATCCTAACTCCTAACTCAGCACAGGCTGAACGCCCCACTAACAGCACTCAACACTCCCCACTTAGCACTAAAAAATACTCATACATCCTATTTCACCAAGGGCCAGTTAAAATCACCCGTCATTCCTTAGATTTAGCAGTGCGTCTGAGTACAATTTTATTTACGGTGATTTATAGTACTAACTTGTATTTGTTGACAACTGCGCCAGAAGAAATTACGGCAGCGATTGAAAGCATTATGCAGCCCTTACGCAGACTCAAAATACCTGTAACAGAAATTACATTGACTTTAACTTTATCCTTGCGATTTATTCCTCTGGTTTTGGAAGAAGTCCAGAATTTGATTCGTTCTGTGATGACAAGGGCGATTAATTGGAAAAAACTAGGGTTAAAAGGTGCAGTCAAAGTGTGGATGATTGTTGCCGAAAGACTGTTAGAAAATTTGCTGTTAAGGGCAGACCAAATGGCGAATGCGATGATGGTGCGTGGTTTTACTAGCCCTAACGAACACAAAGTCCAGTGGCATGAATTACGACTCAAAAGATGGGATTGGTTGGCAATCGCCACTTTAACTTTATTCTGGGGAGTGCGGGTAATTTCCGGTAATAAATTTTAA
- the der gene encoding ribosome biogenesis GTPase Der translates to MGLPIVAIIGRPNVGKSTLVNRLAGEQTAIVHDEPGVTRDRTYMPAYWNDREYLVVDTGGLVFNDETEFLPLIRQQALAALREACAAIFVVNGQTGPSPADEEIAEWLRQQPVPVLLAVNKCESPEQGIIQAAEFWELGLGEPYPISAIHGNGTGELLDELIKHIPSVTEIPETNEIKVAIIGRPNVGKSSLLNAFVGEERAIVSPISGTTRDAIDTFIERDGQQYRLIDTAGIRKKKSIDYGTEFFSINRAFKAIRRADVVLLVLDALDGVTEQDQKLAGRIIEEGRACIVVVNKWDAIEKDSHTIYDYEKSMQERLHFTDWASTIFVSALTGQRVEKILELVKQAAVEHKRRVSTSVINDVLEEAIRWHSPPTSRGGRQGKIYYGTQVTSQPPTIALFVNEAKRFNDNYRRYIERQFRQQLGFKGTPIRLLWRSKKVRDMESGNVNRATRV, encoded by the coding sequence ATGGGACTGCCAATTGTTGCAATTATCGGCCGACCGAATGTCGGCAAATCCACCCTGGTTAATCGTCTCGCTGGGGAACAAACGGCGATTGTCCACGACGAACCAGGTGTGACACGCGATCGCACTTACATGCCTGCTTATTGGAATGATCGCGAGTATTTAGTGGTAGATACAGGTGGTTTAGTCTTTAATGATGAAACAGAATTCCTGCCCTTAATTCGCCAACAAGCACTAGCCGCGCTGCGAGAAGCATGTGCAGCAATTTTCGTGGTTAATGGTCAAACAGGCCCCTCTCCGGCAGATGAAGAAATTGCCGAATGGTTACGTCAACAACCAGTGCCTGTACTGCTGGCTGTGAATAAATGCGAATCTCCCGAACAAGGCATAATTCAAGCTGCTGAATTTTGGGAACTGGGGTTAGGAGAACCATATCCGATCTCTGCGATTCATGGCAACGGTACAGGAGAATTACTAGACGAGTTAATTAAACACATTCCAAGTGTTACAGAAATACCAGAAACCAACGAAATTAAAGTGGCGATTATTGGTCGGCCAAATGTGGGTAAATCAAGTTTATTAAATGCTTTTGTGGGTGAAGAAAGAGCCATTGTCAGCCCCATTTCTGGCACAACGCGAGATGCTATAGACACTTTTATCGAACGGGATGGGCAACAATATCGGCTGATTGATACCGCCGGGATTCGCAAAAAGAAAAGCATAGACTACGGAACGGAATTTTTTAGCATTAACCGCGCTTTCAAAGCAATTCGCCGCGCCGACGTAGTTTTATTAGTCTTAGATGCCCTTGACGGAGTGACCGAACAAGACCAAAAATTAGCAGGGCGGATTATTGAAGAAGGTCGGGCTTGCATTGTGGTAGTGAATAAATGGGATGCAATTGAGAAAGACTCCCACACTATCTATGATTACGAAAAAAGTATGCAAGAACGGCTACACTTTACAGACTGGGCATCGACAATCTTTGTCAGCGCCTTAACTGGACAAAGGGTAGAAAAGATTTTAGAGTTGGTAAAACAAGCGGCAGTCGAACACAAACGCCGTGTAAGTACATCGGTGATTAATGATGTTTTAGAAGAAGCTATCAGATGGCACTCACCACCAACTTCACGCGGTGGCCGTCAAGGCAAAATTTATTATGGTACACAAGTAACCAGCCAACCACCGACAATTGCCCTATTTGTGAACGAAGCCAAACGTTTTAACGACAACTACCGTCGTTATATCGAAAGGCAATTCCGCCAACAACTAGGTTTTAAAGGTACACCCATTCGTCTACTCTGGCGGAGTAAAAAAGTACGTGATATGGAAAGTGGTAATGTCAACCGCGCAACTCGCGTGTAA
- a CDS encoding metallophosphoesterase, giving the protein MRTRKWLIKASRSAFRCIRWCILLGFCILLYAQLIEPDWIEINSLQLTLPNLASEFNGYRIVQISDIHRDRWMSPQRLQRIVRLVNQQKPDLIAITGDLVTRNLSKLIPSLTVSLAKFTPKDQTVAVLGNHDYENDTPAIIKAIKQSNIVYLGNDIYTLKRGGAMLHIAGVNDVQMGKSRLDLVMQQLPKEGAAILLAHEPDFANTSSATGRFDLQLSGHSHGGQIRLPFITPPILPPFAKNYYLGKYQVGKMFLYTNRGLGMTGLHLRFFARPEITVFTLVPPSNPSE; this is encoded by the coding sequence TTGAGAACTCGTAAGTGGTTGATAAAAGCCAGCAGATCAGCCTTTCGATGTATACGATGGTGCATATTGCTAGGCTTTTGCATTTTACTATACGCCCAGTTGATTGAACCAGATTGGATTGAAATCAATTCTTTACAACTGACATTACCCAACCTCGCATCAGAATTCAACGGCTATCGCATCGTCCAAATCAGTGATATTCATCGAGATAGATGGATGAGTCCGCAGCGTCTACAGCGGATAGTCCGACTTGTTAACCAACAAAAACCAGACTTAATTGCAATTACAGGTGATTTAGTTACACGCAATTTATCAAAATTAATCCCTTCACTGACTGTTTCTTTAGCTAAATTCACACCCAAAGATCAAACTGTAGCAGTATTAGGTAATCACGACTACGAGAATGATACGCCAGCAATTATCAAAGCCATCAAACAAAGTAACATTGTTTACTTAGGTAATGATATTTACACCCTCAAACGAGGTGGTGCTATGCTACACATTGCTGGTGTAAATGATGTGCAGATGGGGAAAAGCCGCCTAGATTTAGTGATGCAGCAGTTACCCAAAGAAGGTGCAGCAATATTATTAGCCCACGAACCAGATTTTGCTAATACTAGTTCTGCAACAGGGCGCTTTGATTTGCAACTTTCAGGACATTCTCACGGTGGGCAGATACGGTTACCATTTATCACACCGCCTATACTCCCGCCTTTTGCCAAAAATTATTACTTGGGAAAATATCAGGTAGGCAAGATGTTTTTGTACACCAATAGAGGTTTAGGAATGACGGGTTTGCATCTGCGTTTCTTTGCTCGTCCTGAAATTACTGTATTTACTTTGGTTCCGCCAAGTAATCCATCTGAGTAA
- a CDS encoding cupin domain-containing protein: MYSTRCVIPVIKSPKDYQAYRISPQDTNRLAIIFDSTNANTSLTCCIEIFDVGGKTPANRHQWALEMFFVLKGEGVAICDGKKVAIKAGDSLLVPPTGTHLIKNTGSSRLYTLTIMVPNEDFAELIRSGTPVELDAEDMAVFGRLDTFMPY, encoded by the coding sequence ATGTACTCTACTCGTTGCGTAATTCCTGTTATTAAATCTCCTAAAGATTATCAAGCGTACCGTATCAGTCCCCAGGATACTAATCGGTTAGCAATTATCTTTGATTCAACCAACGCCAACACTTCTTTAACTTGTTGTATAGAAATTTTTGACGTTGGTGGAAAAACCCCAGCAAATCGCCATCAATGGGCATTAGAAATGTTTTTTGTCCTCAAAGGTGAAGGAGTGGCTATTTGTGATGGTAAAAAAGTTGCCATTAAAGCCGGAGATAGTTTACTAGTGCCGCCTACAGGTACACATTTAATTAAAAATACAGGTTCTAGTCGCTTGTATACATTGACAATTATGGTTCCTAATGAAGATTTTGCTGAATTAATTCGCAGTGGTACACCAGTAGAATTAGATGCAGAAGATATGGCAGTATTTGGCAGATTAGATACCTTTATGCCTTATTGA
- a CDS encoding cysteine hydrolase family protein: protein MNQPLRTLGVAPNAWMVDHAIADITRPPKTPQPVILSTETKTLRLDLSKSAILVIDMQNDFCHPDGWLAHIGVDVTPARQPIEPLNNLLPKLRHVNVPVIWINWGNRPDLLNISAASHHVYNPTGYGVGLGDPLPQNGAKVLMAGSWAAAVVDELPQLPEDISVDKYRMSGFWDTPLDSILRNLGINTIFFAGVNADQCVLTTLCDANFLGYDCILVKDCTATTSPDYCWLATLYNVKQCFGFVTDSQAIFTALNHPELTGGG, encoded by the coding sequence ATGAATCAGCCTCTGCGGACTTTGGGAGTTGCGCCAAATGCTTGGATGGTAGATCATGCGATCGCAGATATTACTCGTCCTCCCAAAACCCCACAACCCGTTATTTTATCAACCGAAACCAAAACCCTGCGCCTTGATTTGTCAAAATCTGCCATCCTCGTAATTGATATGCAGAACGACTTTTGCCATCCCGATGGCTGGTTGGCGCATATTGGCGTGGATGTCACCCCCGCACGTCAACCAATTGAACCATTAAATAATTTACTCCCCAAACTGCGTCATGTTAACGTGCCTGTAATTTGGATAAATTGGGGTAATCGTCCCGACTTACTCAATATCAGTGCGGCTTCGCATCACGTTTATAACCCCACAGGCTATGGTGTTGGTTTAGGCGACCCTTTACCGCAAAACGGTGCTAAAGTTTTGATGGCAGGTAGTTGGGCTGCTGCTGTCGTTGATGAATTACCACAGTTACCCGAAGATATCAGTGTGGACAAATACCGCATGAGTGGTTTTTGGGACACGCCCTTAGATAGTATCCTGCGAAATTTGGGAATTAATACAATATTTTTTGCTGGTGTGAATGCTGATCAATGTGTGTTAACTACACTATGTGATGCCAATTTTTTAGGATATGACTGCATTTTAGTTAAAGATTGTACGGCAACAACGTCACCCGATTATTGTTGGTTAGCAACTTTATATAACGTCAAACAATGCTTTGGTTTTGTCACTGACTCACAAGCAATTTTCACTGCTTTAAATCACCCTGAATTAACAGGAGGGGGTTAA
- a CDS encoding amidohydrolase, translating to MNFTIQNVLIATDDAYTTTDVQVVEGKISAIAPNLDVVGTAVNGEHKLLLPGFVNAHTHSSEMWQRGIMSVLPLELWLAELYDFAPLDTEKVYLSALGTAVETLLSGGTSVVDHLVLIPGQELETIATAVRAYREIGIRAFIAPLIQDESLTAGIPSGETERNHEPYFRSTADTLDMIEEAVRQFHRPEEGVNILVAPTGIQLCSDALFTGCVELSDRYNLCRHSHLLETKAQEKLAQEKYGCSAVEHLKRLGYLGDRTSLAHCVWLNDIDIEILAETQSTVVHNPLSNLRLGSGIAPILKYRQAGVNVTFGCDGASSNDSQDLLEAIKIGSILHNTTERDYQYWITPRQSVEMAALGGAKGLNMADTIGSITVGKQADLVLYDLTTLSLLPRTDPIGLLVLGRPTNVVDSAWVNGKQIVANGQFTTINVDELRQKLFQLSQWDTQRKSQTVAEIEAHYRTVMGLID from the coding sequence GTGAACTTTACTATTCAAAATGTTTTAATTGCCACAGATGATGCTTACACAACTACAGATGTACAGGTTGTGGAGGGTAAAATCTCTGCTATTGCACCCAACCTTGATGTTGTGGGGACAGCAGTTAACGGGGAACACAAACTGCTACTACCCGGTTTTGTCAACGCCCACACCCATTCTTCGGAAATGTGGCAACGGGGGATTATGTCAGTTTTGCCTTTAGAATTATGGCTGGCGGAACTGTATGATTTTGCCCCCCTAGACACCGAAAAAGTTTACCTCAGTGCTTTAGGAACTGCGGTAGAAACTTTACTTTCCGGCGGTACGAGTGTAGTAGATCATCTGGTGTTAATTCCCGGACAAGAGTTAGAAACCATCGCTACTGCAGTTCGCGCTTACCGAGAAATTGGGATTCGGGCTTTTATTGCACCTTTAATTCAAGATGAATCTCTGACAGCCGGTATTCCCTCTGGGGAGACAGAACGCAATCACGAACCTTATTTTCGTTCAACGGCGGACACCCTAGACATGATTGAGGAGGCGGTGAGACAGTTTCATCGCCCAGAAGAGGGTGTGAATATCTTAGTTGCGCCTACAGGGATTCAGTTGTGTAGTGATGCTTTATTTACTGGTTGTGTTGAGTTGAGCGATCGCTATAATTTATGTCGTCACTCGCATTTGCTGGAAACCAAAGCCCAAGAAAAACTCGCCCAAGAAAAGTACGGTTGTAGTGCTGTTGAACATCTTAAACGCCTTGGGTATTTAGGCGATCGCACTTCTCTTGCCCATTGTGTTTGGTTAAATGATATTGATATTGAAATCCTCGCTGAAACTCAATCTACCGTTGTTCACAATCCTTTAAGTAATTTGCGCTTAGGTAGCGGCATTGCCCCAATTTTAAAATATCGCCAAGCTGGGGTAAATGTCACTTTTGGTTGTGATGGTGCTTCGAGTAATGATTCGCAAGATTTATTAGAAGCTATTAAAATTGGGTCTATTCTCCACAACACCACAGAACGAGATTATCAATATTGGATTACACCCCGACAATCTGTAGAAATGGCAGCTTTAGGCGGTGCAAAAGGCTTGAATATGGCAGATACAATTGGTTCTATAACTGTGGGTAAACAAGCCGATTTAGTGCTTTATGACTTGACAACTTTATCATTACTGCCCCGGACAGATCCCATCGGTTTATTAGTTTTAGGACGACCTACTAATGTTGTTGATAGTGCGTGGGTAAATGGCAAACAAATAGTGGCTAATGGTCAATTTACTACCATTAATGTAGATGAATTGCGGCAAAAATTATTTCAGCTTAGTCAATGGGATACTCAACGTAAGTCACAAACTGTAGCGGAAATTGAAGCACATTATCGTACTGTGATGGGTTTAATAGATTAA
- a CDS encoding NupC/NupG family nucleoside CNT transporter, with product MERAISFLGILVFIGISYALSVERQAIRWRTIAWGLGLEFIFALLILKTPWGLNIFKSLGDIVSNFLAFSDVGAKFVFGENFKDHLFAFQVLPTIIFFSAFISVLYYYGILQRVVNILAWVMIKTMKTSGSESLSCAGNIFLGPTESALMVKPYIGNMTLSELHAVMTGGFATIAGGVLGAYLSFGIPPEHLIAAFFMTAPTSLVVSKLMYPETEVSQTAGQAKIDVETNYVNVIDAATTGAIDGVKLAVNVGVMIIAFLGLLAAFNALLGWLGSLVNLPQLSLQLVLSVVMAPVAWLMGTPWKDCQQVGALLGTKTILNEFIAFLDLKQLIQDGKISQRAVIIATYALCNFANIGSIGITIGGLTGLAPHRQHDLAKLGVRTMIGGLLASFITACIAGILI from the coding sequence ATGGAACGTGCTATTTCTTTCTTGGGAATATTAGTATTCATTGGGATATCTTACGCATTGTCTGTTGAACGTCAAGCCATTCGTTGGCGAACAATTGCTTGGGGGTTGGGATTAGAATTTATTTTTGCTTTACTAATTTTAAAAACACCTTGGGGTTTAAATATCTTTAAATCTTTAGGAGATATTGTTAGTAATTTTTTGGCTTTTTCAGATGTTGGTGCAAAATTCGTCTTTGGAGAAAATTTTAAAGACCATTTATTTGCTTTTCAAGTACTGCCAACTATTATCTTTTTCTCAGCCTTTATTAGCGTTTTATATTACTACGGAATTTTGCAGCGAGTTGTCAATATTCTGGCTTGGGTGATGATTAAAACAATGAAAACATCCGGTTCAGAGTCTTTATCTTGTGCGGGTAACATCTTTTTAGGGCCGACAGAATCTGCACTCATGGTCAAACCATACATAGGAAATATGACCTTATCAGAACTCCATGCAGTGATGACAGGAGGTTTTGCCACAATTGCTGGTGGAGTTTTAGGCGCTTATCTTTCCTTTGGTATTCCTCCAGAACATTTAATTGCAGCTTTTTTTATGACTGCGCCAACATCGTTAGTTGTCTCAAAATTAATGTACCCAGAAACCGAAGTTTCGCAAACAGCAGGTCAAGCCAAAATTGATGTAGAAACGAATTATGTTAACGTTATTGATGCAGCTACAACAGGCGCGATTGATGGCGTAAAATTAGCCGTTAATGTTGGGGTAATGATTATTGCCTTTTTAGGATTACTAGCCGCTTTCAATGCTTTGTTAGGATGGTTGGGTTCTTTGGTGAATTTACCCCAGTTATCTTTGCAATTAGTATTATCTGTTGTCATGGCTCCCGTAGCTTGGTTGATGGGTACACCTTGGAAAGATTGTCAACAAGTAGGGGCGCTATTGGGAACAAAGACTATTTTAAATGAATTTATTGCTTTTTTAGATTTAAAACAGCTAATTCAAGACGGCAAAATTTCGCAACGAGCCGTAATTATTGCTACTTACGCATTATGCAATTTTGCTAATATTGGCTCAATTGGAATTACAATTGGCGGATTAACTGGTTTAGCTCCTCACCGCCAGCATGACTTAGCTAAATTGGGTGTGAGGACAATGATTGGAGGATTATTAGCAAGTTTTATTACTGCTTGTATTGCGGGAATTTTAATTTAA
- a CDS encoding helix-turn-helix domain-containing protein produces MTAPNEKDIRKKFGERLRYLRGIYKLSQEDLAHLCDLDRSYIGGVERGERNVSLLNIKKIADALSISPREFFDE; encoded by the coding sequence ATGACAGCACCTAACGAAAAAGATATTAGAAAAAAATTTGGTGAACGCCTCCGTTATCTCCGAGGTATTTATAAGCTTTCTCAAGAAGACTTGGCACACTTATGTGACTTAGATAGAAGCTACATCGGAGGAGTCGAGCGTGGAGAGAGAAATGTGAGTCTTCTAAATATTAAGAAAATTGCCGATGCTTTGTCCATTTCACCTAGAGAGTTTTTTGATGAATAA
- a CDS encoding pentapeptide repeat-containing protein — translation MFTYINNFRHQEKKYSINKNLFLYIILGIVYGQDKQHHISPGSVKKCLSVAREKLHHEIGDIRLQGILELERLATYHRPHHGEIIELLAAFVRKSSSQKTNKEIYPDIQAALNVITRIDTHKYLASAQIDLSYTDLRGANLSGANLAGANLYQVNLSGVNLAGANLSGAILSAANLSEANLVGTNLSEAILSAANLSQANLAKANLVKANFYLANLSQTNLQDAILDKANFREAKFSG, via the coding sequence ATGTTTACATACATCAACAATTTTAGACATCAGGAAAAAAAATATTCAATTAATAAAAATTTATTTTTATATATCATCCTGGGGATAGTTTACGGTCAAGATAAACAGCATCATATCTCTCCAGGCAGCGTTAAAAAATGTTTAAGTGTGGCGCGAGAAAAGCTACATCATGAAATAGGAGATATAAGATTACAGGGAATTCTAGAATTAGAAAGATTAGCAACTTATCATCGTCCACACCACGGCGAAATAATAGAGCTTCTCGCTGCTTTTGTGCGTAAAAGCTCTTCTCAAAAGACTAACAAGGAGATTTATCCAGATATTCAAGCAGCTTTGAATGTGATTACTAGAATAGACACTCACAAATATTTAGCATCGGCACAAATTGATTTAAGCTATACAGACTTAAGAGGCGCAAATCTCAGTGGCGCAAACCTCGCTGGTGCGAACCTTTATCAAGTTAATTTATCAGGAGTCAACCTCGCTGGTGCCAACCTCAGTGGTGCAATTTTAAGCGCAGCCAACTTATCTGAGGCAAATCTTGTTGGTACTAACCTTTCTGAAGCAATTCTGAGTGCAGCTAATTTATCTCAAGCAAACTTAGCAAAAGCAAATTTGGTCAAGGCTAATTTTTATCTTGCTAATTTGTCTCAAACTAATCTGCAAGATGCCATCCTGGATAAAGCTAATTTCCGAGAGGCAAAATTTTCCGGATAA